Proteins from a genomic interval of Aspergillus flavus chromosome 7, complete sequence:
- a CDS encoding uncharacterized protein (expressed protein), with translation MNGGSLPSGPQLWTKHIFWEKDWVVMSESPPEGSGRRRVGITIKYLAGAHRVAILAFHEAEAGDATPQDVEEAEHQAIEACMGNRKTRSWSSCTPSLLSVRKGEHGSTNVGWITLQPFLVLKASQNGVTTSSFTNPRQGISKQPI, from the coding sequence ATGAATGGAGGGTCGTTGCCGTCTGGACCCCAGCTATGGACCAAGCATATTTTCTGGGAGAAGGATTGGGTGGTCATGTCAGAGTCTCCTCCGGAAGGCAGTGGTCGTCGACGGGTAGGTATCACGATCAAGTATCTGGCCGGAGCCCATAGAGTTGCGATTCTCGCCTTCCACGAGGCAGAGGCGGGGGATGCAACACCtcaggatgttgaagaggcCGAGCATCAAGCGATAGAGGCTTGCATGGGAAACCGGAAAACGCGGAGCTGGAGTTCGTGTACGCCATCACTTCTTTCGGTACGAAAGGGAGAGCATGGAAGTACGAACGTGGGATGGATTACCTTACAGCCCTTTTTGGTCCTGAAAGCCTCGCAGAACGGGGTGACTACATCGAGCTTCACTAATCCGAGGCAAGGCATCTCAAAGCAGCCAATCTGA